Proteins from one Ktedonobacteraceae bacterium genomic window:
- the mog gene encoding molybdopterin adenylyltransferase has protein sequence MITIGVLTISDSGAVGARVDTSGENIRSLVTQLPEAVISAGAIIPDEREQIEATLIEWCDEKHLNLIITTGGTGLAPRDVTPEATKAVIDREAPGIAEAMRAISLQHTPFGMLSRGVAGTRGRSLIINLPGSPKAVKECLEYILPVLPHAVNLLTGGPREH, from the coding sequence ATGATCACCATTGGAGTTCTTACCATCAGCGATAGCGGCGCGGTTGGTGCCCGCGTTGATACCAGCGGCGAAAATATTCGCTCGCTGGTCACGCAATTGCCGGAAGCTGTCATCAGCGCGGGCGCGATCATACCTGATGAGCGGGAACAGATCGAGGCTACATTGATCGAGTGGTGCGATGAGAAGCATCTCAACCTGATCATCACCACCGGCGGAACCGGCCTCGCGCCTCGCGATGTCACTCCGGAGGCGACAAAAGCGGTCATCGACCGCGAGGCGCCAGGTATTGCAGAGGCCATGCGCGCAATCAGCCTGCAACATACTCCCTTTGGTATGCTTTCTCGGGGAGTCGCGGGCACACGCGGCCGCTCGCTGATCATTAATCTCCCCGGCAGCCCGAAAGCGGTGAAAGAGTGCCTCGAATATATCCTGCCTGTCCTGCCCCATGCTGTGAATTTGCTGACCGGCGGGCCGAGGGAACACTAA
- a CDS encoding copper resistance protein CopC, which yields MRSRRFPWLLLLALPGLGLLLACTWLPLLAAPPEAAAQSFVIGSDPVDGSTINSAPRVIRIFFNEEISPASIAHISFAPDGQLMDGGRSVVPSSNPRELDTPLLPSARLPQGSYIVRWTALSRVDGRATHGVIGFNIGHSSLGLPGEVILGPSTSNILPQLDTLGILVVAWDWLAMVALVFWLGILVGEGLVLARGQKEDDLPLLALRKQSVPVQRLCLLALLCGEIINLLLRATTFTQFQGNDGVHLATVIQVLLGTNYGYLWLARVILVAAALGLLWWTTREQATTASAGVSRRAARATGTRHFNKPRQQAALRASTTSRQESARDATPSPPGETREDITAARQEKETAPVVGAAPPGQGTSALPRWQAITWLILAGLILLTLALSGNAAAQAQPQPNTIVLNWIFLVAQGISLGSVAYLALVLLPHLPAGESRQYGKSLVTVLQRYTPVLIGATGVALLSGLFLGETALSNAHQLLADPYGRALLVRGGLALLLLIPVAYALYYLLPRLARQVALLPVVNAGLPARRVRQSALEKTRRRLKRALAIAACLGAAVLLCASLMSFFAPPIVFPNVHYSQNPGSPAAPPAAQTKTAGNLLVTLQVAPARVDEANTVTVTLKDSSGRPVTDAKVQLSTNMEIMDMGTASKSISGGKPAYVATFASGEAFDMEGVWDIFVRVERPGQQPLQVQFQVTVT from the coding sequence ATGCGATCAAGGCGATTTCCCTGGCTCCTGCTGCTGGCGCTGCCCGGCCTGGGCCTGTTGCTTGCCTGTACCTGGTTGCCATTGCTAGCGGCTCCCCCAGAGGCGGCCGCTCAGTCCTTTGTGATTGGCTCCGACCCCGTCGATGGCTCTACCATCAATAGCGCGCCCAGAGTCATACGCATCTTCTTCAACGAGGAGATCAGCCCGGCCAGCATCGCGCATATCTCTTTCGCGCCAGATGGTCAATTGATGGATGGCGGGCGCAGCGTCGTCCCCAGCAGCAATCCGCGCGAGCTGGATACCCCCTTGCTGCCATCTGCCCGCCTGCCACAGGGCAGCTACATCGTGCGCTGGACGGCCCTGTCGCGCGTCGATGGGCGGGCCACCCACGGCGTGATCGGTTTCAATATCGGCCATTCCAGCCTGGGCCTGCCTGGCGAGGTCATTCTGGGGCCCAGTACGAGCAATATTCTCCCGCAGCTCGATACGCTGGGCATTCTGGTCGTCGCCTGGGACTGGCTGGCAATGGTCGCGCTCGTCTTCTGGCTGGGCATCCTGGTCGGAGAGGGACTCGTCCTGGCGCGCGGGCAGAAAGAAGACGACCTGCCATTGCTCGCCTTGAGGAAGCAGTCCGTCCCCGTGCAGCGCCTCTGCCTGCTGGCGCTGCTATGTGGCGAGATCATCAACCTTCTCTTGCGGGCCACCACCTTCACTCAATTCCAGGGCAACGACGGCGTTCACCTGGCGACGGTCATCCAGGTGCTTCTGGGTACGAATTATGGCTATCTCTGGCTGGCGCGCGTCATCCTCGTCGCCGCCGCCCTCGGATTGCTGTGGTGGACAACGCGCGAGCAGGCCACTACCGCTAGCGCAGGTGTATCGCGGCGCGCGGCCCGTGCGACCGGCACGCGTCACTTTAACAAGCCGCGCCAGCAGGCCGCGCTCAGGGCATCAACCACCTCGCGCCAGGAATCCGCGCGCGATGCCACTCCATCTCCTCCCGGCGAGACACGTGAAGATATCACGGCGGCGCGACAGGAAAAGGAGACGGCGCCCGTCGTGGGAGCTGCGCCGCCAGGGCAGGGAACGAGCGCGCTACCGCGATGGCAGGCGATCACCTGGCTTATCCTGGCCGGGCTCATCCTCCTGACGCTGGCGCTTTCGGGTAATGCCGCGGCCCAGGCACAGCCGCAGCCCAATACCATCGTCCTGAACTGGATCTTCCTGGTAGCTCAGGGCATATCGCTGGGCAGTGTTGCCTACCTCGCGCTGGTGCTGCTGCCGCACTTGCCCGCCGGCGAATCGCGTCAGTATGGGAAATCGCTGGTGACCGTGCTGCAGCGATATACGCCCGTGTTGATAGGCGCGACCGGGGTAGCGTTACTCAGCGGCCTCTTCCTCGGCGAAACAGCCCTGAGCAACGCGCACCAACTGCTCGCCGACCCATACGGTAGAGCCTTGCTGGTCAGGGGCGGGCTCGCGCTCCTTCTGCTGATCCCGGTGGCCTATGCCCTGTACTACCTGCTTCCGCGGCTGGCAAGACAGGTAGCATTGCTGCCGGTGGTGAATGCCGGGCTGCCGGCCAGGCGCGTTCGTCAATCGGCTCTCGAAAAGACCAGGCGCAGGTTGAAGCGCGCGCTGGCGATAGCAGCCTGCCTGGGAGCTGCCGTTCTGCTGTGCGCGTCCCTGATGTCATTCTTCGCGCCGCCGATAGTCTTTCCGAATGTTCATTACAGCCAGAATCCAGGCTCGCCTGCCGCTCCTCCAGCCGCGCAGACAAAGACCGCGGGCAACCTCCTGGTCACATTGCAGGTAGCTCCGGCCCGCGTTGACGAGGCGAACACCGTCACAGTAACGCTGAAAGATAGCAGCGGCAGGCCGGTAACGGACGCGAAAGTGCAGCTCAGCACGAACATGGAGATTATGGATATGGGTACGGCCAGCAAATCGATTTCAGGGGGGAAGCCCGCCTATGTCGCGACCTTCGCCAGCGGCGAGGCGTTCGATATGGAAGGTGTGTGGGATATCTTTGTACGCGTCGAGCGCCCTGGGCAACAGCCGCTGCAGGTACAATTCCAGGTAACAGTAACATAA
- a CDS encoding chemotaxis protein CheB, which translates to MPGHDIIVIGASAGGVEALMKLASELPADLPASIFIILHIPAHSPSLLPEILSRSCPLKAVHPSDGEVIEHGWMYVAPPDLHMLLEDQHIHLVRGPRENRRRPAIDPLFRSAAVAYGARVVGVILTGSLDDGTAGLLAIKRLGGVAIVQDPREALYPSMPLNALRHVAVDYTLPLSEMAPLIARLASKPIAREGLHSVPEDMELEVKMAEMNMDAFNGNPAGTPSVFSCPECGGVLWEIKDGELTRYRCRVGHAFSTESIMAAQAEQVEDALWAALKTLEESANLSRNLAQQARERGQDWLVQRFEQRVREAEHRAGLIRSALFRNKVQTTMDVVEAQD; encoded by the coding sequence ATGCCTGGTCACGATATCATCGTTATAGGAGCATCAGCTGGCGGTGTGGAAGCGTTAATGAAGCTGGCGAGCGAACTTCCGGCGGACCTACCGGCTTCGATATTCATCATTCTTCACATACCGGCTCACAGTCCGAGCCTGCTGCCCGAAATTTTAAGCCGATCGTGTCCGCTCAAAGCCGTCCATCCCTCGGACGGCGAAGTTATAGAGCATGGATGGATGTATGTGGCTCCGCCGGACCTGCACATGCTGTTGGAGGATCAGCATATTCATCTTGTGCGCGGTCCCAGGGAGAACCGCCGCCGGCCCGCCATTGATCCTTTATTTCGCTCGGCAGCAGTCGCCTATGGTGCGCGAGTGGTAGGAGTCATACTCACCGGCTCGCTCGATGATGGCACGGCGGGACTCCTGGCAATCAAACGGCTTGGCGGTGTAGCCATTGTTCAAGACCCGCGAGAAGCTCTTTATCCAAGTATGCCCCTCAATGCCCTGCGCCATGTGGCAGTAGACTATACATTACCGTTATCCGAAATGGCCCCTCTCATAGCGCGCCTGGCAAGCAAGCCCATAGCCAGGGAGGGTCTTCATTCCGTGCCCGAAGATATGGAGCTAGAAGTGAAAATGGCAGAAATGAACATGGATGCATTCAATGGGAACCCTGCTGGAACCCCTTCAGTTTTCTCGTGCCCTGAATGTGGCGGGGTGCTATGGGAAATCAAAGATGGAGAGTTAACCCGCTACCGCTGCCGCGTCGGTCACGCGTTCTCTACCGAGAGCATCATGGCGGCGCAGGCCGAACAGGTAGAAGATGCGCTCTGGGCTGCGCTCAAGACGCTTGAGGAAAGCGCGAATCTCTCTCGCAACCTGGCTCAACAGGCGCGCGAGCGCGGCCAGGACTGGTTAGTTCAGCGTTTTGAACAGCGAGTGCGCGAGGCCGAACATCGCGCCGGGTTGATTCGCTCAGCGCTGTTCAGGAATAAGGTGCAGACGACTATGGATGTGGTAGAAGCGCAGGATTAA
- a CDS encoding glycosyltransferase: MKKQRFWSLSRLLLWGHIVGIVTFYLALWLRTRPPKEERLQQLPPAYQAPFFPEHHPLVSIILPARDEERNIRRCVESLLAQDYDNYEVIVVDDGSTDATPHILDDLLATHPRRNRLYVLRLRDELPEGWAGKPHAIHKGAQEARGSWLLFTDADTWHAPAALSTALARATREQIDMLSYGTQQELPGFWEKVVMPLAYMGIMMQYPPRKINDPLSSIALANGQFILIRRSVYDILGGYARPDLRDTLIDDRDLAHIVKWSGFRLRMFDGRDLVHARMYRGLRDTWRGWLKNAFLGSRGGNAFTLLQLIGLPMISIVPFLLPLLLWIRWLGTRLVPGKEQTGTFPPCTKITPAELGAVTLLELLPLLAYKNWVDRELRVPWYYAFTFPLAGAIFEGIVAQSAWRVLTGRGVDWRGRRYFKTKA, from the coding sequence ATGAAAAAACAACGTTTCTGGTCCCTGTCGCGCCTGCTTCTATGGGGCCATATAGTGGGGATTGTCACCTTTTACCTTGCCCTCTGGCTGCGCACCAGGCCGCCCAAAGAAGAGCGCCTACAGCAATTGCCGCCCGCGTACCAGGCCCCTTTTTTCCCGGAACATCACCCGCTGGTCTCTATCATCCTGCCCGCTCGTGACGAGGAGCGCAACATCCGCCGCTGCGTTGAATCACTGCTCGCGCAAGATTACGACAACTATGAAGTAATCGTGGTTGACGATGGCTCGACCGACGCCACGCCGCACATCCTCGATGATCTGCTGGCAACTCACCCGCGCAGAAATCGCCTGTACGTGCTGCGATTGCGCGACGAGTTACCGGAGGGTTGGGCCGGTAAACCTCACGCCATCCATAAAGGCGCGCAGGAGGCGCGTGGCTCGTGGCTGCTTTTTACCGACGCGGATACCTGGCACGCGCCGGCGGCTCTGAGTACTGCCCTCGCGCGGGCAACCCGCGAGCAGATCGACATGCTCTCTTATGGCACGCAGCAGGAACTACCCGGCTTCTGGGAGAAGGTCGTGATGCCGCTTGCCTACATGGGCATCATGATGCAGTATCCGCCGCGGAAGATCAACGATCCGCTCAGTTCTATTGCGCTGGCGAATGGGCAATTCATCCTGATACGCCGCTCCGTCTATGACATCCTGGGTGGCTATGCGCGCCCGGACCTGCGCGATACGCTGATCGATGACCGCGACCTGGCGCATATCGTCAAATGGAGCGGCTTTCGCCTGCGCATGTTCGATGGTCGAGACCTGGTACACGCGCGCATGTATCGCGGGCTGCGAGACACCTGGCGCGGCTGGCTCAAAAATGCCTTCTTAGGCAGCCGCGGTGGCAATGCTTTCACGCTCTTGCAGCTTATTGGATTGCCCATGATTTCTATTGTACCGTTTCTTTTGCCGCTGCTGTTGTGGATAAGATGGTTAGGGACAAGGCTGGTTCCTGGGAAGGAGCAGACAGGGACGTTCCCACCCTGCACGAAGATTACCCCGGCCGAGTTGGGTGCGGTTACATTACTTGAACTGCTGCCCTTGCTCGCGTACAAGAATTGGGTAGACAGAGAACTTCGGGTGCCCTGGTATTACGCGTTCACGTTTCCCCTGGCGGGCGCGATATTTGAGGGAATCGTGGCACAATCCGCGTGGCGCGTGCTTACGGGCAGGGGCGTAGATTGGCGCGGGCGGCGGTACTTCAAGACGAAAGCATAG
- a CDS encoding CpXC domain-containing protein, whose protein sequence is MSRSIKHTLTCPCGQVFESTIYDYVNVAQDPQLQYTVLAGLLNVSTCPSCGRRAAIARPFIYSDPAHKLLAYVHPRSDAPEEARLMILERLRDTYVNIVGDAEEHLNEEAGGDISSIEPTGQVPRVVETPPLQVVFGVDQLQELINAVLSQDERLGKIALSTQSHDEAERAQLHTIARKLASEMQCQIEVEDLSDEYTVWLFGSRRQIGAIMRELAARS, encoded by the coding sequence ATGTCTCGTTCGATTAAACACACGCTTACCTGCCCGTGCGGGCAGGTTTTCGAGAGCACGATTTATGATTATGTCAATGTTGCGCAAGACCCGCAACTGCAATATACCGTTCTGGCAGGGCTTTTGAACGTTTCTACGTGCCCATCCTGCGGGCGTCGTGCCGCTATCGCTCGCCCTTTCATTTACTCGGACCCGGCCCATAAGCTGCTCGCTTATGTTCATCCTCGCAGCGATGCTCCTGAAGAGGCGCGGCTCATGATCCTGGAGCGGCTTCGCGATACGTACGTCAATATTGTCGGTGATGCCGAAGAACATCTCAACGAGGAAGCTGGCGGCGATATTAGTAGCATCGAGCCTACCGGCCAGGTGCCACGGGTAGTGGAAACACCGCCCTTACAGGTCGTTTTTGGAGTCGATCAATTGCAGGAACTTATCAACGCCGTGCTGAGCCAGGATGAGCGCCTGGGCAAAATCGCCTTGAGCACACAGAGCCATGATGAGGCCGAACGCGCGCAATTACATACCATCGCTCGCAAGCTGGCCTCCGAAATGCAATGCCAGATCGAGGTGGAAGACCTCTCGGACGAATATACTGTCTGGCTTTTCGGCTCCCGCCGCCAGATCGGTGCTATTATGCGGGAGCTAGCCGCGCGCAGTTAA
- a CDS encoding CheR family methyltransferase — protein sequence MSEVELSPAGESETPNKNPGDLVVIGSSAGGIEALSILVSNLPLDFPAPIVLAQHLDPNRPSSLDYILRRRTSLPVELVSTKSHLEPGKIYVVPSNRMVSIQDSSVIVQEDSTKRLRPRPSVDMLLSSAAQIYGDHLIAVILTGSGSDGAAGAIDVKDAGGIVIVQDPETARYPSMPLALPPAVIDFEVDVEQIGPLLYDLLTGIELPRIEGKTEDVLRVILERVSRQASIDFRPYKTTTILRRIGRRMTVTHCQTMRDYAEYLEAHPEEVRELVKAFLINVTQFFRDPEAFTYIRNEILPRIIMQARERDRVLRLWAAGCASGEEPYSLAMLLTDQLGAELPEWSVKIFATDLDEAAINFARHGLYSETLLKTVPAEYRERFFEHFDQGYRISKTLRQMVIFGQQDLSRSAPFPRIDMVMCRNVLIYFTPELQEYVLNQFAFSLIPNGYLFLGKAETVRPTSSYFELVNKHWKVYRRTGNLVPMARRPALLELNVRSLETHNPANTLPAAGKKNIEQELSYSTTELGQMRRFNEMLLRFLPIGVVVIDRTYHVLSANNAARLLLGLRDTTNKQDFLHSVRSIPYLEVRTAIDTVFRERNTVTLNEISLDNASGGNGRFISLSIALMHMDSNSQDLAAISVNDVTEQVQIRRQLEAAQAEQNNLMNEISTVNKRLNDVNKELLDSNEELQVANEELMLTQEELQATIEEFETTNEELQATNEELETSNEELQATNEELETTNDELRARTNELQETTSMLESERMRLGEMVELAPFYILVLRGPNLVVEAASPGFENLLEERGIPMHGRTLEEIAEFFREFEIPIMHLAREAYQLDLVRTTSRTQVHLPKGPGQNGYTENYFAFTVVPSHDSMGRVSGVIIYAADQTQQQASEAVDELQRLRLVFDNVDMVPLALYDAQSTNLLMASPRYLDIVSQVRQLNRDELIGRKWSELTVLPSREEAERLFKSAVETHIPVNLPEVRLKIPPDEQETVWYYNLIPLLNTRREDVVDFVLISKVEITQQVKAREEMEQLNRLKDEFLSLASHELRNPLTSILGNTQMVKRFLTRGAAATEQENLVRLLDSIIRQVHRLSHFLDEMLDITRIGVNMFELHKQENVDIVALARRVIETYSDLDDHPLKLEADEEAISGNWDAERLEQVLNNLVSNAIKYSPAGRPVVVGVKRQDAEVVVSVKDEGRGISQEDQARIFERFYRASNGNEEQVAGLGLGLYIAHEIIARQGGRMWVESKPGEGCTFYFSLPLENNEG from the coding sequence ATGAGCGAAGTTGAACTAAGTCCCGCAGGTGAAAGTGAGACCCCCAATAAAAATCCTGGCGACCTGGTTGTCATCGGCTCGTCTGCCGGTGGGATTGAGGCACTCTCGATCCTTGTCAGCAATTTGCCCCTGGATTTTCCGGCTCCCATTGTCCTGGCGCAGCATCTCGATCCCAACCGTCCCAGTTCCCTGGACTATATTTTACGTAGGCGTACATCTCTTCCAGTCGAGTTAGTCAGTACGAAGAGCCATCTTGAACCTGGAAAAATCTATGTTGTTCCTTCCAATCGGATGGTTTCCATACAGGACAGCAGTGTGATCGTGCAGGAGGATAGCACGAAACGGCTCCGCCCGCGGCCTTCAGTAGATATGCTGCTTTCAAGCGCCGCGCAGATCTACGGCGACCATTTGATCGCGGTCATCCTGACCGGCTCAGGTTCGGATGGCGCCGCCGGGGCCATAGATGTGAAGGATGCAGGTGGCATTGTCATCGTGCAGGACCCTGAAACGGCCCGCTATCCCTCTATGCCGTTGGCTTTACCGCCTGCCGTGATAGACTTCGAGGTCGATGTAGAACAAATCGGCCCGCTGCTCTACGATCTGCTCACCGGCATTGAACTTCCTCGTATCGAGGGCAAAACCGAAGATGTGCTACGCGTCATCCTCGAACGCGTGAGCCGCCAGGCCAGCATCGATTTTCGCCCCTACAAAACCACCACGATTCTACGACGTATCGGACGCCGCATGACGGTCACACACTGCCAGACGATGCGCGATTACGCGGAGTACCTGGAAGCGCACCCGGAGGAAGTAAGAGAACTTGTCAAGGCGTTCCTGATCAACGTCACGCAGTTCTTTCGCGATCCCGAAGCGTTCACGTATATCAGGAATGAGATCTTGCCGCGCATCATTATGCAGGCGCGCGAGCGAGACCGCGTGTTGCGCTTATGGGCCGCCGGCTGTGCCTCGGGCGAGGAACCATACTCGTTGGCCATGCTGTTGACGGATCAACTGGGCGCGGAACTGCCCGAGTGGAGCGTGAAGATATTCGCGACCGACCTCGACGAGGCAGCCATCAACTTCGCGCGCCACGGCCTGTATTCCGAGACCCTGCTCAAAACGGTTCCTGCTGAATATCGCGAGCGCTTCTTCGAGCATTTTGACCAGGGGTATCGCATCTCCAAGACCCTGCGGCAGATGGTGATCTTCGGGCAGCAGGATCTGAGCCGAAGCGCCCCTTTCCCACGCATCGACATGGTGATGTGCCGGAACGTCCTGATTTATTTCACGCCAGAACTTCAAGAATATGTACTCAACCAGTTCGCTTTCTCGCTCATTCCCAATGGCTATCTCTTCCTGGGCAAAGCTGAGACCGTTCGCCCCACCTCATCCTATTTCGAGCTGGTCAATAAGCATTGGAAAGTCTACCGCCGCACAGGCAATCTTGTGCCGATGGCCCGTCGCCCCGCTTTGCTGGAACTCAACGTGCGATCTCTAGAAACGCATAACCCGGCCAATACTCTTCCCGCCGCGGGCAAAAAGAATATTGAACAGGAGCTTTCCTATTCTACCACTGAATTGGGGCAGATGCGCCGCTTCAATGAGATGCTGCTGCGCTTTCTGCCCATTGGCGTGGTGGTGATTGATCGCACGTACCACGTATTATCGGCCAACAACGCTGCTCGCCTGTTGCTGGGATTGCGTGATACGACGAATAAACAGGATTTTTTGCATTCCGTGCGCAGTATCCCCTATCTCGAAGTGCGCACGGCCATTGACACCGTCTTTCGCGAGCGCAATACCGTCACTCTGAACGAAATTAGCCTGGATAATGCGTCAGGCGGCAACGGGCGCTTCATTTCGCTTTCGATAGCGCTGATGCATATGGATAGCAATTCGCAGGACCTGGCGGCTATCAGCGTGAACGATGTCACCGAACAGGTGCAGATACGACGACAGCTGGAGGCGGCTCAGGCCGAGCAGAATAACCTCATGAATGAAATCAGCACGGTCAATAAGCGCCTGAACGATGTAAACAAAGAATTGCTGGATTCCAACGAGGAACTGCAGGTCGCTAATGAAGAGCTGATGCTGACGCAGGAGGAGCTTCAGGCTACCATCGAAGAATTTGAAACGACCAACGAAGAATTGCAGGCCACCAACGAGGAACTGGAGACCAGCAACGAAGAACTGCAGGCCACCAACGAGGAACTGGAAACGACGAATGATGAGCTGCGGGCGCGTACAAATGAACTGCAAGAAACGACCAGCATGCTTGAAAGCGAGCGTATGCGCCTCGGAGAGATGGTCGAGCTGGCTCCTTTCTATATCCTTGTCCTGCGCGGGCCGAACCTGGTCGTCGAAGCCGCCAGCCCCGGTTTCGAGAACCTGCTCGAGGAGAGAGGCATCCCGATGCATGGGCGCACGCTTGAAGAAATCGCCGAATTCTTTAGAGAGTTCGAGATACCGATCATGCACCTGGCGCGCGAGGCCTACCAGCTGGACCTGGTGCGTACTACATCCCGCACGCAGGTTCACTTGCCAAAGGGACCGGGCCAGAATGGATATACCGAAAATTACTTCGCTTTTACCGTTGTTCCTTCACACGATTCCATGGGTCGCGTGTCCGGCGTAATTATTTACGCGGCAGACCAGACACAGCAGCAGGCCAGCGAAGCTGTAGATGAGCTCCAGAGGCTCAGGCTCGTTTTTGACAACGTCGATATGGTGCCACTGGCCCTCTATGATGCGCAATCGACCAACCTGCTTATGGCAAGCCCGCGCTACCTGGATATTGTGTCTCAGGTACGCCAGCTCAATCGCGATGAGTTGATAGGTCGCAAGTGGAGTGAATTGACCGTTCTACCTTCTCGCGAGGAGGCAGAGCGACTGTTCAAATCTGCGGTTGAGACTCACATTCCGGTAAATCTTCCTGAGGTTCGCCTGAAAATTCCACCGGACGAACAGGAAACCGTGTGGTACTACAATCTCATACCCCTCTTGAATACGAGGCGGGAAGATGTTGTGGATTTCGTCTTGATCTCAAAGGTTGAAATAACCCAGCAGGTAAAAGCCCGCGAGGAAATGGAGCAACTCAACAGGCTGAAGGATGAATTTCTCTCGCTCGCCAGCCATGAATTGCGCAACCCGCTCACCTCGATCCTGGGAAATACGCAAATGGTCAAACGTTTTCTCACGCGCGGGGCAGCAGCTACAGAGCAGGAAAACCTGGTTCGCCTTCTGGATAGCATCATCCGCCAGGTTCATCGCCTCTCCCACTTCCTTGATGAGATGCTAGATATTACACGTATTGGCGTCAACATGTTCGAACTACACAAGCAGGAAAATGTCGATATTGTGGCGCTGGCCCGCCGCGTAATTGAAACGTACTCTGACCTGGATGATCATCCCCTGAAACTCGAAGCAGATGAGGAAGCTATCAGCGGCAACTGGGATGCAGAGCGCCTGGAGCAGGTGCTGAACAACCTGGTCAGCAATGCCATTAAGTATAGTCCCGCGGGCCGACCCGTCGTAGTCGGAGTGAAGCGACAGGATGCAGAGGTCGTCGTCTCCGTGAAAGATGAAGGGCGAGGTATTAGCCAGGAAGACCAGGCCCGTATTTTTGAACGTTTCTACCGAGCTTCCAATGGCAACGAGGAGCAAGTTGCAGGCCTGGGCCTTGGACTCTACATCGCGCACGAGATCATCGCGCGGCAGGGTGGCCGCATGTGGGTAGAAAGCAAACCCGGCGAGGGCTGCACGTTCTACTTCTCGCTGCCACTAGAGAATAATGAGGGCTAA
- a CDS encoding WD40 repeat domain-containing protein, giving the protein MSNDNSTTSLFTYAGHTDYVFAVAWSPDGVSIASASQDTTVRTWDAATGEDRYVYRGHSSCVLSVAWSPDGHYLASGDTSGSIHVWEVRTGRAILTYRGHTRFVRSIAWSPDGKYIASGGDFGDSTTKVWEAFSGGTIYTDKNQYRVFAVAWSPGGSRLASASFDGSVHIWDAFTGGNLLHYKGHDAPVYAMSWSPGGRCIASAGQDTTVRTWSAATGDTLRIYKGHTRPVKALSWSPNSRYIASGGDDWTIQVWDATTGKSLIEYGRYPRWIRTVAWSPDGRCIAFAYDQAVRIVEARVQ; this is encoded by the coding sequence TTGTCTAACGATAATTCTACAACCTCTCTATTCACCTACGCGGGCCATACGGACTACGTTTTTGCTGTTGCGTGGTCACCTGATGGCGTGTCTATCGCCTCGGCTTCGCAGGACACTACTGTGCGCACCTGGGATGCGGCAACGGGCGAGGATAGATATGTCTACCGGGGGCATTCAAGCTGCGTGCTTTCCGTGGCGTGGTCGCCTGATGGTCACTACCTGGCTTCTGGCGATACGAGCGGCAGCATTCATGTATGGGAAGTTCGTACGGGCCGCGCTATTCTTACATATCGCGGCCACACGCGTTTTGTGAGAAGCATTGCGTGGTCGCCAGATGGCAAGTACATCGCTTCGGGTGGCGACTTTGGGGACAGTACGACAAAAGTCTGGGAAGCTTTTAGCGGCGGCACGATTTATACTGACAAGAATCAGTACAGAGTGTTTGCCGTGGCCTGGTCACCTGGTGGCAGCCGGCTCGCTTCCGCCAGCTTTGATGGCAGCGTGCATATCTGGGATGCCTTTACGGGTGGCAATCTTCTCCATTATAAAGGGCATGATGCCCCGGTTTACGCCATGAGCTGGTCACCTGGTGGACGATGTATCGCCTCCGCGGGCCAGGATACGACCGTGCGCACCTGGTCGGCGGCAACAGGAGATACTCTTCGTATTTACAAGGGCCACACCCGGCCGGTCAAAGCCCTGTCATGGTCACCCAATAGCCGGTATATTGCGTCCGGCGGCGATGACTGGACTATTCAGGTATGGGATGCTACTACGGGAAAGAGTCTTATCGAATATGGCCGTTATCCCAGATGGATACGTACCGTTGCATGGTCACCGGATGGCCGGTGTATCGCCTTTGCGTATGACCAGGCGGTGCGGATTGTGGAGGCACGTGTCCAGTAG
- a CDS encoding ferritin-like domain-containing protein: protein MAIQSAKELFLTEMGDMYSAEQMILQMLPQLAKESNSQQAVKAYNMHEQQTRQQIQNLEQCFQILGQRPPNVACYAVAGLKQEHDTFVKENPTQDILTAFDLGAAAKTEYYEMACYKGLIEKANMMGQSQVAQLLQQNFQQEQAMAQTVEQISRQLGQQMVQETR, encoded by the coding sequence ATGGCAATTCAAAGTGCGAAAGAACTTTTCTTGACAGAAATGGGCGATATGTACAGCGCGGAGCAGATGATCTTGCAGATGCTGCCGCAACTGGCAAAGGAAAGTAATAGCCAGCAGGCTGTCAAAGCCTATAACATGCACGAACAGCAGACAAGGCAGCAGATCCAGAACCTGGAGCAATGCTTCCAGATTCTTGGCCAGCGGCCCCCCAATGTTGCCTGCTACGCCGTTGCAGGCCTGAAGCAGGAGCATGATACCTTTGTGAAGGAGAATCCCACGCAGGATATCCTGACGGCGTTCGACCTTGGAGCCGCGGCCAAAACCGAATATTACGAAATGGCTTGCTATAAAGGTCTGATCGAGAAAGCCAACATGATGGGGCAGTCCCAGGTTGCGCAACTCTTGCAGCAGAACTTCCAGCAGGAACAGGCCATGGCGCAGACGGTCGAGCAAATTTCACGCCAGCTTGGCCAGCAGATGGTACAGGAAACAAGGTAG